The DNA sequence GCCTCCGCCATGGCTGCCCATCGCGGAAATAATGAACGGTTCTCCTCCTGCGGCTTTAATTTGCTCCAGAACGGTTTTTACGATTTCGGCAAGGTTTCTGATTCCTCTGCTGCCTACCGCTACGGCGACTCTAGCTCCCGGCTTGATTTTGGACGCTATTTCATTTTGGGAAATCTCTTCTTTTATCTTTTCTTTGAAATTTTCCAGGCGCGGTTTCTGAAATATTTGCTGTACCCTGTGCATCTTAGGAAGGGGATAATTAAGGTACTCTTCAAGTAGTATCGGCATTCTCCTCTGCCCTCCTATATACAAGAAATGTTCAAAACAGATGGATATATCCAGCGTGTAACGGCGATAATGCATTACATAGGGTACCCCAGGCGAGGATAGGGAGGGTGCGAATGGGAGGGAGGTGAGACAGTCGTCCCCGCCGGGGTGGAATAAAAATAGAGTCGCAGCCGTTATTGTGAACGGTTACTTCTTTGTGATTGTCACAGTTCCGGTATTGGCGTCGACCTCGACATAATCGCCGTCGGCGATGGCCACGAAGGGGTCCTCATCAAGACGGTCGACCATAGTCGCGCCGACCATGACGGCGGAGGATACGATGACGGGCTCTGGTACATTTATTATTATCGCGGCCGGCAGGTTGTTTCTCACCCACAGCTGGTAGAAGCCGTCCGCCTGGACTACGGAGCTACCCTTGCCGGACTGGAGGACCAGCACCTTGCCGGAGATGCTTTTGCCCTCGATCGCGTGGTTTCTCTCTATGACGGTGCCGGTGGTCGGGTCGGTAAGGTAGAAGCACATCGCGTCCTTAGATACGACCGCCTCTCCCGCTCCCGACCCGCGGACTATCGAACGGCACTTATAAACTCTCTTGTTGTCAGCCATTAGTCAAGCCTCCCCTTCACAGCGGCATCTATACATTCCGACAGCCTGCGGATGGCGAAGGGCTGTCCGCGGCGTTCACGGTAGTAGGCGCACTTGGGCGAATCCGTTACGCCGAGCGCACCCTCGAACGATTTCCAGCAGGGCTCGTCGATACAGGTATCTCCCACCATCCGTACGCCGAGCAGCTCCAGCCTCTGGCGCAGGTGCGAACGTTCAGCGAGCTCCACGGCTCCCGATTCCGCAAGGATCCAGAAGGCCGTCTCGTTGCAGATATGCCTGCCGGCGAGAAGCCTTTCGACGTCGAGCAGCTGATTGTAGGTGTAATGCGGACAGCCGAGCATGACGAGGTTGATCTTTCCGGTAGCGGGTGTGAGCATATCCTCCCTCTCCTTGAGGTCTTTATTCGTGAGCACGCATTCTGCCGATGGAACCTTTTTGCCGCCGAATGCCGCCTCTATGGTCGGAGCCTCCGGTGTGATCCCCACCATGTGATACATCGCGACGGCGCCGCTCATGGCGGCCTCCGCGCCGAAATAGAGGAAATCCTCCTGAGTCGGGCGGACGTGCTTCTTGAATCTGAGCACGGGGATACGGTTGCCGGCGATCTTTCCCAGACAATGTCCGAGTATGCCCCAGTCGTAGCAGCTCTCCAGATCGGCCTCGACGTCAACGGCGAAGTCGCCGTATCTGTTCTCGTCGATGTGGAATCCGTAATAAGGAGTCTTGCCGATAACGGCGGCGGCGAGCGCGCTCACCGAAGATTCGCGGTTAGAGCGGGCGCCGAGTGCGCCGTTGACATATGGAGTGGCGCTGGACTCTGAAAAGGCCACATGCTCGCCAAAGAAGGGCACGTTGGAACAGACCCCCGGAGCGCAGTGATATGTGAGCTTCGCGCCGATACGGCGGTATGCGTCGCCGGTCCTGTCGGCGAGCTCGAGCTCCTCCTTCGTCACGTCAAAAAACTTCGTCAGATAATTCGTGTCCCAGTAAGGGTTGGTGGTGGGGGGCACGGCGCAGGTGGCGCCGCCGTTTACCAGCAGCTCGCACCAATAGGTGTCGCCCTCCTGTCCGCTCAAAGCGACGTGAGCGCGTTTGACGGGGATGAGCTTCTCCGCGTCGAAGGTGAGGCCGAGCGCGTAGAGCATCTCCATCGCCTTCTGCTTTCCGGCTCCCTCTCCTCCGTCCAGTATCCGTTTCTCTTCATCGGTTAAATACATTACAAACCGCCTTTCTATGTGCTATTTTTTCATTAAGACAGGTAAAGATATCCCGCCGAGGGGCAGTATGCCGACGGTCGCCTGCGGCCGCTTAGCGAGCGCCGCGTCAAGCGCCTCCTGCACGCTGGCCGCCGGAATATATTCCATCTTCCGTATCTCTTCCTCGGAGAGGCCGTCGCTGATCATGTAGACCTCGGCCCTTTCAAGCACGCGGCGGCTGCCGAGGGCGACGACGGCGGAGATGACGTCGGTATCCAGGTCATAGGGAGAGGCTGCCTCTATCGCCTCCACAAGGACTTTAACGGGTTGAGCGAGCCAGTGCGCGTAAAGAGGATGATTATGCACCAGCCCCTCGTAACAAGGGGCGGCGAGGATCACGGCGCCGCCGGGCTTCACCGCGAAGTACGCGGAGGTGAGTCCCTTGATGCCCTGCCAGTAGTCCATATCGGCGGGCGAGGAACTGGCGATCACGATATCGGCGAGCTCGTCTAGCTCCACGCTGTAGGATTTCCTTGCTAGCTCGACGCCGGCGCGGTGCGCCTTTAAATAATCGCCGCAGAAGAAACCGGCGATCTCGCCGCTGAAGTTTTTGACCACGTTAATGATGAAGGCCAGCTTTGCGATGCCGCCGACGGCGTCGATGCCCATGCGGCAGGGGTTTCCGTCGATCATCCCGAGCGGGATGTCAGGGCAGAGCCCCGCGCCCCTGTGGGTCGCCTGTGTTGTCACGAAATCGCAGACGCCGGGCTGGACGATCTTCGCGCCGCCTGAGAAGCCCGCGTCGCTGTGCGGAATGATGTTGCCGACGCCGACGAGAAGGTCGGCCTCCAGCGCGCGGCGGTTGATGCGTACGGGAAGTTTGTAGCCTCCGGCCTCGATCTCGCCGAGATCGGTCAGCTCATCCGTATTTGACGCCTCATGCTGGTATACGGCGAAGTTGTCGACGATATGGCCGCCAAGTTTCTCGCGCACCTCTTCGTCCGTCATCAGCCGGTGCGTCCCGGGAGCGGTCATGAAACTTACGGCGCTTTCCGGGATGCCGGTGTCCTTAAGATAGCCGGTGACGACCGGCAGTATCTCCGCCAGCGGAGTATCTCTTGTATTATCCTCAACAAGAAATAAAATATTCTTTTTGCCCTTTGCGAGCGAAGCAAGGGACTGCGAGGCGATGGGGACCTCTAAAGAGCGTAAGAGTTCTTTTTTTAAGTCGGAGACGGATGGAATATTGGTCATCTCTCCCGAGAATAAGACCCTGTTTGTGTGGATATCGAAATCCATAGAACTATTTCCATATGGAATGCTATATTTCATTGCTGATTCCTCCCAGCGATAATACTAAAATCGTGAATGTCTTAGGTACGCCGTCTGTATACAATGAAAATATATACTCTGCTAACATCTGTTTAGTTGAAAAAAGATATTCCCAAAAATTACAAAACCTTCTATGCAAAGATGATAATATTGGGATAAATAAATGTCAACTATGGGAACAAGAAAAAATTTGCTATAATTTTTTGCGGAAAATTATGGACAAAATTACAAAATGCTGTATAGTTTCTGTATACAAGCATCTTAAGAATTAGGATTAATAGCTTAGACATTTATCCATACGGATGGTTTTATACGTGTACGCGGGGATTCTTGCCAAACTGGGAGGGACAGATATGATGTCGAAGAATGAAAGGGCCAGCTGGGTGAAGGCCTACAACTGGATAAGGGAGGGAATCGATTCCTGCGCGCTGAAGATGGGCGAACCACTTCCTGAGACATTTATCGCGAATGAGACCGGCGTAAGCCGTACCCCCGTCCGCGAGGCTCTGCGCGTTCTTGAGCAGGACGGTTATATAAAAATAGTCCCTCTCAAGGGGGCCTTTGTCTCCGAGATATCCCTTGAGGACGTACGCGAGATATATGATATAAGAAAGCTGCTCGAGCCGTTTGCCGCGCTCTCCGCGGCCAACCGCATACCGGACGGCAAGATAAAAGAGATGTCCGCCGAGTGGGAACGGCTTAGTAAGAGGGCGGAGAACGGCGAAGAGATAGACTTTTCAACTGTCGCCGACAGCGACCTCAAACTGCATTTCACGATCGCGAAGTATGCGACTAACAGACGCATCGGCGCGATACTGACGAGTTATCATGTGCAGATCAAGCGCTTTCAGCGTCTCTCCGCACAGTCTCTCGCCGACATCAGGAACTCCATAGAACAGCACATCATTATCCTGAACTGCATCAAACGCAGAGATCCAAAGGCTCTTCACGCCTGCCTATACGACCACGTCGTCAACAGCGAAGGTTATATAATGAAGGACTATTTCCTGCGGTAACGAATATGCAGCATCCATGGCTTATCCGCAGGTGCGGAACCGCCGGTTTCAATATTAGAGAAAAGAGAGCAGACAGCGGTTTCGCGTCTGCTCTCTTTTGTGTGATCTTATCTTTGAACGGTCGATAAGGTTAAAAGTTTCATGAATGAACTTCCTTTAGTATCATACTTTATTAGTATGCTGAATATGCTTAATTAGATATTTTTCATATGTTTAGAAAAATGTTATTCTAAGCCCGGCTAAAATACTTTCATGTCATATCAAAATAAACAGATGATATGGCAGTGGTGGTATTAAAGGTCGATTATGCTATTTTCTATCAATGAGGAGGTCATGTTATGTTTTTCAAGAATGCCGGTAAAGTATTGCTGGCGGCGGTGATCGCGTGTGGTTTCGCATTTATGGGAACACGGGCCGACTGTAGTGACTCCAAGGTTTATACCATCAGGATAGGTTCGATCAGTTCAGAGGCGATACCAGAGGTGCGGGCCGCCTATGAGTTTAAAAAAGAGATTGAAAAATCAAGCGGCGGAAGGATCAAGGTCGAGGTGTTCCCTAACGGCGCGCTGGGAGGGGACCGTCAAATGGCGGAGGCCGTCTCGCTGGGAACGCTGGATATGGTGCTGACGACGACGTCGGCCCTGACCACCTATGAGCCTAAGTTTGGAATACTGGATATGCCGTTTGCCTTTTCCGACGCGCAGACCGCCTTTAAGGCCGTGGACGGGGAGCTCGGCCAGTATCTGAATAAGGAGCTGGAACGGAGCGCGGGAATGGTCAATCTGGGATATATGCTGAACGGCGTGCGCCATATGGTGAACAGCAAGCGCCCGATCAACGCCCCTTCGGACCTGGCTGGATTGAAAATGAGGGTCATGGAGAGCCCAGTTTACATCGGCCTTTTTAAAGCACTTGGCGCGAACCCCACGCCGATGTCCTTCACGGAAGTCTATACCTCCCTGCAGCAGAAGACGATAGACGGTTTTGAGGTCAGCGCCAATTTTATGGTGGAGATGAAATTTTACGACGTCCAGAAATATTACAGTCTTACGGGGCATACGGTGTCGTTCCTCGTCGCCGCGATGAACAAAAACAAGTTCGATAAACTGCCGTCCGACCTTCAAAAGATGGTGACGGCCTCGGCGAAGAAGTGGTTCGTCGATTATCAGAGGAAGGTATCTCTGAGCGAAGACGCCGGTTATATAAAACAGCTGAAGTCGCACGGAATGAGCGTCAACGGGATAACGCCGGAGAACCACGCGAAGTTTGTCAAAGCCGTGTAGCCGGTATATGCCGAATTTGAGAAAAAATTGGGCAGGGACGTCTTTGTGCTGCTGAAAAAGTATCAGTAGTTTTTTACGGCAGAACCAGTGCGGACGGGCATATACATCTCTGTCCGCACCGGTCGGTCAAAGCGCAGATAGGAGTGGCTAAATTGAGTGCGGTGTTAAGGCTGTACAACAAGTTTGAAGAGTATCTTTTGGTTTTAAGTTTGGCGGTCTCAGTCGCGCTTGTCGCCCTTCAGATCGTTTTCAGATATTTCATCAACGCCTCCATCCCCTGGAGCGAAGAGCTGACGCGGTATATTTTTATCTGGCAGATATGGCTGGGAACGAGTTTTGCGCAGAGGGACGGCAAGCATCTGAAGGTCGAGGTCCTGTATTCTCTGATGAATCCCGCCGGCAAAAAGTTCCTAAATGTGCTTTCAAATCTTATCTTTCTCTCGTTTTGCGTATTTCTTACGGTGAACGGCTTTTCTCTCGTCATGAATCTGGCTCACAGATATTCCCTCTCTCCCGCGATGGAGATACCGCTGCTTTTTGTGTACCTGTCATTGCCTGTGAGCAACCTTGTGCTTTCCGTCAGGATCATCGCCGGACTCAAAGAGATAATCACGACCCCGGCGGCCGCTTTCGCCGGTAAGAAGGAGGAGATACGGTAATGGAATTCACGGTCTTATTCGGCTCTTTCCTTGTACTGATCCTGCTGACCGTTCCCGTCGGCTACGTCATAGGGATATCCACGCTGATCACGCTCTATTTTTTCTCCGATATATCGTTCGTCATGATCTCCCAGAACGCCGTGGCGGGAGTCGATTCCTTTTCCCTCTTGGCGATCCCCTTCTTCATACTTGCGGGAAGCCTGATGAGCGCCGGCGGTCTGGTTAAGCGGCTGCTCAATTTTGCCAACATCTGTGTCGGCGCGGTGACGGGCGGCCTTGCCATGGTGACCACGGTTACCTGTATGTTCTTCGCCGCGCTCTCCGGTTCCGCCGTCGCCACGACATCCGCCGTCGGCTCGTTTATGATCCCGGCGATGAAAGAGAAGGGCTACGACGAGGGATTCGCCGCCGCGCTCGCCGCCGCGGCCGGCACCATCGGCATCATCATCCCGCCGAGCATCCCGCTTGTCATCTACGGCGTGGTGGTTGGCGCCTCTATCGGAGAGCTGTTTATCGCGGGAATCATTCCGGGAATAATAATGGGCTTGGCGATCCTGATAGTCTGTTACGTTATTTCAAAGAAGAAAGGGTACAGAGGGACCGCGGAGAAGCTGACGCTGAAAAGTTTTAGTCATTCCTTTGTGGACGCCATCTGGGCGTTTATGGCCCCGGGGATAATCTTGGGCGGTATCTACTGGGGGATATGCACTCCCACCGAGGCGGCGGTGATAGCGGTCTTGTACTCTCTGTTCACCGGCGTCGTCATCTACAGAGAACTGACATTTGCGAAGATCTACGATGCCTTCGTGGAGACGCTGACGGTCAATGGGGCGACGACCTTTATGGTGGGCCTTTCGATGGCCTTCGCGAGTTATCTCATAATGGCCGGGCTGCCGCAGCAGATCGCGGCGTTTCTCATAAGCATCACTGACAGCAGGATAGTGCTCTTTATGATCGTGAATCTCTTTTTGCTGGCAGTTGGCAGCCTCATCGACCCGATACCGGCGATAATAATACTTGCCCCGATCCTGCTGCCGGTGATGACGAAATTCGGCATGTCGCCCGTCACCTTCGGCGTTGTGCTGGTGGCGAATCTGGCGATCGGCTATATAACACCGCCCTATGGCGTCAACCTGTTTGTGGCGATGGCGGTGGCGAAGATCCCGATGGAGCGGATGTTTAAATATATCGTCGCGTTGTTTTTTGCGATGCTTGTCGCGCTGATACTGATCACATATTGCGACTCCGCGACGATGCATCTGGTGCGGTTCCTAAAATAATTTAACGTCAACGTCCATTATCTCCAGCAGCTTCTTGGCCATCGGCGAGATATACTGCTTGGGATTAAAGATGACGACCGGCTTTGTATCGGAGCTTACGCCCTCTATCCGTTTGATGTTCGTCCGTTTATTGGGAAGGTGTTTTAACAGCTGCTGCGGCATAATGGTAGCCCCCAGCCCGCTGAATACCAGCATTATCGCCAAAGAGGAGTTTGAGCACTGGCAGATGATATTGGGTTTGATGTTGAGGTTGGCGAAATCATTGATAAAAAGTTCGTTGTAGCCGATGCTTTTGCCGTCGTGCAGCATGATCAGCGGAAGCTCGGCCATCTCCTCCAGCGAGATATAGTCCCACTGAGGACAGGAGTCCATCGCGGCGGGAACGGCGAGATAGAATTGTTCGGCCGCGAGGGGAACCACGGCCAGCGAACCGGCGTTGAAGGTCGGCGTGCGCAGGAAGAGCAGTTCGATCTCTCTCTTGTAGAGGAGGTCCAGCAGGTTGTTGGGGGTGTCTTCCCATATCTTATAGGTCACGTGCGGATGGAACGAGGCAAATTTTTTCAGATAGTCCGTCAGCTTGGGCGTACATGATATCAGCGAGCCTATCTTCAGGATGCCGGAGAGATTTTCGGGAATATCGTCATTGATGTAATACTTCAGGTTTTCTATTTGGAATATCAGGTCCTGGGCCTTTTGCAGGAGGGCCTCTCCGGCCGAGGTCAGATCCAGCCCCTTTTTAGTCCTGAGAAAGAGAGGCTTGCCGATCTCTTTTTCCAGTTCGATGATATGTCTGCTTAAAGGCGGCTGTGCCATGAATAATTTTTGAGCGGCCCTTGTTATCTGCCCTTCGTTGGCGACGGTAACAAAATATTTCAGCTGTTTTATATCCATAATCGACTATCCCCGATGCTCGTTTACCCTGATTATATCTAAAAGATTACGATAATTCAAATATAGAGACAATAAGGAGCATTTTACATGGAAAAGTTTATCATTGAACCGGAAGCTAAGGTGGAAGTTATCGACCATGCCGACGTGCTGGTTGTGGGCGGCGGCCCCGCCGGCATAGCCGCGGCAGTCGCCGCGGCGCGCGCGGGCGCTGGGAGGGTGGTCCTGCTTGAGCGTTATAACCACCTTGGCGGGATGGCTACCGGGGGGCAGGTCATTCTGATCCCCTCTCTGAGCTATATGAAAACGATGATGATAAAGGGCGTTATGCTCGAAGCGGTCAGCCGGCTTGAGGCTATCCCCAACGGTTACTTTGGCCCGCGGCGGGAGATAATGGGCAGCGACGACCCTCAGTGCGTTGAAAAGTGGCGTCCCTATTTTAATATGACGCGCGACGGCTATGTCTGCTACGGAGGGTACAGCGACCCTGAAATATTCAAAATCGTCCTTCAGCAAATGGTGGAAGAGGCCGGGGTCAAGGTATATCTGCACATGCTTGCCTGTAAGGCGATATGCGGCGGCGATGAGGTGAAGGGCGTGAGTTTTGAAAGCAAACAGGGCCGGAACGCCATTCTCGCGGATGTCGTCATAGACTGCACCGGAGACGGGGACATCGCGGCATCGGCGGGCGCGGTCTTTCAGGACGCCTTCAAGGACGGCCTGCGCAACGCCTCTCTCGGTCTGGTCTACAGGCTCGGTGTGGAAGATTTTATGAAGTTTATGGATTATTCGGTGGAAAACAGCGAAGAATGGGAGAGGCACAATAAAAAACTCAACGAAATTTCCGGCTTCCCGATCGTACTTTTCCCGACCGGCAGGAGGGACGTGGCCTGGGTCGATAACTGGCTCCTCGGTTATAACTGCCTGAAGGTCGCTGACCTGACGGCGGTCGAGTTCAAAGTACGCGCCACGATCCTCGACGTTATCGGCTATATCAATGAAAATAAAATCCCAGGACTGTTCCCGGCCACCCTTCACGATACGGCCTACCAGACCGGCACGCGCGGGAGCAGACGGATTCTCGGCAAAAAGGTGCTGACGGTGAACGACGTCTATAACGGAACCGACTTTGAGGACGTCGTCGCCGTACTGCCCTCGATAGAGGTGATAACCTCCAAAGGCGGACTCGACGAGGACTACCCCGAAAAACCGACGCAGATCCCTCTTGGAGCCCTGCAGGTCGCGGATAAGAGAAATCTTCTCGTTGCCGGAAGGTGTTTTTCCTCGGACGCGCAGGCAAACAACCTGATCAATCTCATACCGCACTGTTTCGCGATGGGACAGGCGGCGGGAGTGGCGGCGGCGGTGTCGCGGCGGACCGGCGCAGATTGCTGCGACGTCGGGTACGAAGATGTCAGGCTGGAATTAATACGGCAGAATGTTTATCTTCCGTAGGTATGGATGATTCTGGCCGCCGTGTTTTTGAAAAATAAGTTGCCTGAAATGGCGGATTGGTAATAATATTGTCTATGTAAGATGGACGGTTTATTTTCTTAGATACGGGAGGCAATAAAAAAGATGACTACGAAGGTTAAATTTCCCAACAGCCGTATGGCTTCCATCAGTATGTCCGGCGGTATCCGCGAAATACTGACGCGCGCGGAGGAGATGGAGCGCGAGGGCAGAAGCATCATCCACATGGAGATCGGCCGCCCAGACTTCGATTCGCCGAAGTGCGCGAAGGAGCGGGTGATAGAGGCCCTCAACGAGGGCAACGTACACTATACGGACATGGCGGGAGCCTATGACCTCCGCTGTGCGGTGGCCGACAAGTATCACCGTGAAAACGGCATGGCCTACGTCGACGCCGATAAAAACGTCCTTATCACGAACGGCGCGATGGAGGCGCTCACCTCGACCTTCCTCACGCTCTTTGAGCCCGGAGACGAGGTGATCGTGCCCGCGCCCTATTTCTCGGCCTACGCGGATGAGCTCGCCATTGCCAGTGCCGTGCTCGTGCCTGTGCCGACGAAGATGGAAAACGGTTTCCGGCTTCAGGTGGAGGAGCTGAAAAAGGTTCTCTCTCCCAAGACCAAGGCCATCCTGATAAACTCGCCCAACAACCCCAGCGGCGCGGTGCTTACGCGGGAGGATCTTGAGGCGATCGCCGCCTTTGCCAGGGAGAACGACCTCTGGGTGATCTCCGACGAATGCTACGAGAAATTCCTTTACGACGGCGAGCATGTGAGCATCGCGAGCCTGCCCGGCATGGAGGAGCGCACGGTGACGGTCGCCGCCGCCTCCAAGACCTGGTCGATGACCGGCTGGCGCATCGGCTGGGTGGTCGCCCCCGCGGCGATGCGCCCCTATGTCAATAAGTGCCACCAGAACCTCACGACCTGCGCCAACTCCTTCGCGCAGGCTGGGGTCGTCGAGGCCTTCGCCCACGCCGACAGCGACGTGACGGCGATGGTCGCGGAGTATAAACGCCGCCGCGATATGGTTGTCAAGTGGCTGAACGATATCAAGGGCTTCGAGGCGATCACGCCCGCGGGAGCCTTCTACGCCTTCCCGCGTATCTCGCAGCTTGGTATGGACGGCTTCAAATTCTGCGCCTGGCTGCTCGAAGAGGCCGGAGTCTCGACCGTCCCCGGCGAGGTTTTCGGAATGCCGGGACATATCCGCCTCGCCTACTGCCGCTCCTATGACTACATCGAAGAGGGCATGAAGAGGATCAAAGAGGCCGTCGAAAAATAAACCTCTGCGTGAATCGCTGTTTATCTCTTTTCCCTACTCGAAGGAAATCGGCGTTTAGAAGTGCGAGTTGCTAAATAACTTTGGGCTCTGGAACCGGAGCCGTATCTTCAT is a window from the Cloacibacillus sp. genome containing:
- a CDS encoding TRAP transporter small permease — encoded protein: MAKLSAVLRLYNKFEEYLLVLSLAVSVALVALQIVFRYFINASIPWSEELTRYIFIWQIWLGTSFAQRDGKHLKVEVLYSLMNPAGKKFLNVLSNLIFLSFCVFLTVNGFSLVMNLAHRYSLSPAMEIPLLFVYLSLPVSNLVLSVRIIAGLKEIITTPAAAFAGKKEEIR
- a CDS encoding pyridoxal phosphate-dependent aminotransferase, producing MTTKVKFPNSRMASISMSGGIREILTRAEEMEREGRSIIHMEIGRPDFDSPKCAKERVIEALNEGNVHYTDMAGAYDLRCAVADKYHRENGMAYVDADKNVLITNGAMEALTSTFLTLFEPGDEVIVPAPYFSAYADELAIASAVLVPVPTKMENGFRLQVEELKKVLSPKTKAILINSPNNPSGAVLTREDLEAIAAFARENDLWVISDECYEKFLYDGEHVSIASLPGMEERTVTVAAASKTWSMTGWRIGWVVAPAAMRPYVNKCHQNLTTCANSFAQAGVVEAFAHADSDVTAMVAEYKRRRDMVVKWLNDIKGFEAITPAGAFYAFPRISQLGMDGFKFCAWLLEEAGVSTVPGEVFGMPGHIRLAYCRSYDYIEEGMKRIKEAVEK
- a CDS encoding DUF126 domain-containing protein encodes the protein MADNKRVYKCRSIVRGSGAGEAVVSKDAMCFYLTDPTTGTVIERNHAIEGKSISGKVLVLQSGKGSSVVQADGFYQLWVRNNLPAAIIINVPEPVIVSSAVMVGATMVDRLDEDPFVAIADGDYVEVDANTGTVTITKK
- a CDS encoding TRAP transporter substrate-binding protein, with amino-acid sequence MFFKNAGKVLLAAVIACGFAFMGTRADCSDSKVYTIRIGSISSEAIPEVRAAYEFKKEIEKSSGGRIKVEVFPNGALGGDRQMAEAVSLGTLDMVLTTTSALTTYEPKFGILDMPFAFSDAQTAFKAVDGELGQYLNKELERSAGMVNLGYMLNGVRHMVNSKRPINAPSDLAGLKMRVMESPVYIGLFKALGANPTPMSFTEVYTSLQQKTIDGFEVSANFMVEMKFYDVQKYYSLTGHTVSFLVAAMNKNKFDKLPSDLQKMVTASAKKWFVDYQRKVSLSEDAGYIKQLKSHGMSVNGITPENHAKFVKAV
- a CDS encoding GntR family transcriptional regulator, translating into MMSKNERASWVKAYNWIREGIDSCALKMGEPLPETFIANETGVSRTPVREALRVLEQDGYIKIVPLKGAFVSEISLEDVREIYDIRKLLEPFAALSAANRIPDGKIKEMSAEWERLSKRAENGEEIDFSTVADSDLKLHFTIAKYATNRRIGAILTSYHVQIKRFQRLSAQSLADIRNSIEQHIIILNCIKRRDPKALHACLYDHVVNSEGYIMKDYFLR
- a CDS encoding FAD-dependent oxidoreductase, with protein sequence MEKFIIEPEAKVEVIDHADVLVVGGGPAGIAAAVAAARAGAGRVVLLERYNHLGGMATGGQVILIPSLSYMKTMMIKGVMLEAVSRLEAIPNGYFGPRREIMGSDDPQCVEKWRPYFNMTRDGYVCYGGYSDPEIFKIVLQQMVEEAGVKVYLHMLACKAICGGDEVKGVSFESKQGRNAILADVVIDCTGDGDIAASAGAVFQDAFKDGLRNASLGLVYRLGVEDFMKFMDYSVENSEEWERHNKKLNEISGFPIVLFPTGRRDVAWVDNWLLGYNCLKVADLTAVEFKVRATILDVIGYINENKIPGLFPATLHDTAYQTGTRGSRRILGKKVLTVNDVYNGTDFEDVVAVLPSIEVITSKGGLDEDYPEKPTQIPLGALQVADKRNLLVAGRCFSSDAQANNLINLIPHCFAMGQAAGVAAAVSRRTGADCCDVGYEDVRLELIRQNVYLP
- a CDS encoding LysR family transcriptional regulator, which codes for MDIKQLKYFVTVANEGQITRAAQKLFMAQPPLSRHIIELEKEIGKPLFLRTKKGLDLTSAGEALLQKAQDLIFQIENLKYYINDDIPENLSGILKIGSLISCTPKLTDYLKKFASFHPHVTYKIWEDTPNNLLDLLYKREIELLFLRTPTFNAGSLAVVPLAAEQFYLAVPAAMDSCPQWDYISLEEMAELPLIMLHDGKSIGYNELFINDFANLNIKPNIICQCSNSSLAIMLVFSGLGATIMPQQLLKHLPNKRTNIKRIEGVSSDTKPVVIFNPKQYISPMAKKLLEIMDVDVKLF
- a CDS encoding aconitase X catalytic domain-containing protein — translated: MYLTDEEKRILDGGEGAGKQKAMEMLYALGLTFDAEKLIPVKRAHVALSGQEGDTYWCELLVNGGATCAVPPTTNPYWDTNYLTKFFDVTKEELELADRTGDAYRRIGAKLTYHCAPGVCSNVPFFGEHVAFSESSATPYVNGALGARSNRESSVSALAAAVIGKTPYYGFHIDENRYGDFAVDVEADLESCYDWGILGHCLGKIAGNRIPVLRFKKHVRPTQEDFLYFGAEAAMSGAVAMYHMVGITPEAPTIEAAFGGKKVPSAECVLTNKDLKEREDMLTPATGKINLVMLGCPHYTYNQLLDVERLLAGRHICNETAFWILAESGAVELAERSHLRQRLELLGVRMVGDTCIDEPCWKSFEGALGVTDSPKCAYYRERRGQPFAIRRLSECIDAAVKGRLD
- the larA gene encoding nickel-dependent lactate racemase encodes the protein MKYSIPYGNSSMDFDIHTNRVLFSGEMTNIPSVSDLKKELLRSLEVPIASQSLASLAKGKKNILFLVEDNTRDTPLAEILPVVTGYLKDTGIPESAVSFMTAPGTHRLMTDEEVREKLGGHIVDNFAVYQHEASNTDELTDLGEIEAGGYKLPVRINRRALEADLLVGVGNIIPHSDAGFSGGAKIVQPGVCDFVTTQATHRGAGLCPDIPLGMIDGNPCRMGIDAVGGIAKLAFIINVVKNFSGEIAGFFCGDYLKAHRAGVELARKSYSVELDELADIVIASSSPADMDYWQGIKGLTSAYFAVKPGGAVILAAPCYEGLVHNHPLYAHWLAQPVKVLVEAIEAASPYDLDTDVISAVVALGSRRVLERAEVYMISDGLSEEEIRKMEYIPAASVQEALDAALAKRPQATVGILPLGGISLPVLMKK
- a CDS encoding TRAP transporter large permease, whose product is MEFTVLFGSFLVLILLTVPVGYVIGISTLITLYFFSDISFVMISQNAVAGVDSFSLLAIPFFILAGSLMSAGGLVKRLLNFANICVGAVTGGLAMVTTVTCMFFAALSGSAVATTSAVGSFMIPAMKEKGYDEGFAAALAAAAGTIGIIIPPSIPLVIYGVVVGASIGELFIAGIIPGIIMGLAILIVCYVISKKKGYRGTAEKLTLKSFSHSFVDAIWAFMAPGIILGGIYWGICTPTEAAVIAVLYSLFTGVVIYRELTFAKIYDAFVETLTVNGATTFMVGLSMAFASYLIMAGLPQQIAAFLISITDSRIVLFMIVNLFLLAVGSLIDPIPAIIILAPILLPVMTKFGMSPVTFGVVLVANLAIGYITPPYGVNLFVAMAVAKIPMERMFKYIVALFFAMLVALILITYCDSATMHLVRFLK